The following proteins are co-located in the Numida meleagris isolate 19003 breed g44 Domestic line chromosome 8, NumMel1.0, whole genome shotgun sequence genome:
- the LPAR4 gene encoding lysophosphatidic acid receptor 4, giving the protein MGNHSNNHTCLTDDSFKYNLYGAVYSVVFILGLITNCASLFVFCCRMKMRSETAIFMTNLAVSDLLFVFTLPFKIFYNFNRHWPFGDSLCKISGTAFLTNIYGSMLFLTCISVDRFLAIVYPFRSRTIRTRRNSGIVCAGVWILVLSGGISASLFSTTNVSNTSTTCFEGFSKRIWKTYLSKITIFIEVVGFIIPLLLNLTCSSLVLRTLRKPATLSQIGTNKEKVLKMIIVHVAIFVVCFVPYNSILFLYALVRSQAIANCSLERFARTMYPITLCIATMNCCFDPFIYYFTSESFQKSFNIKTQIKMDSLFKTETPLTKTALPAPQDEISDQAITNGGDPTSESHF; this is encoded by the coding sequence ATGGGAAACCACAGCAACAACCATACCTGTCTGACGGATGATTCCTTTAAGTACAACTTGTACGGAGCCGTGTACAGCGTGGTCTTCATCCTTGGTTTGATTACTAACTGCGCttccctctttgttttctgctgtcgGATGAAGATGCGAAGTGAAACGGCCATCTTCATGACAAACCTGGCGGTTTCAGATCTGCTGTTTGTGTTCactttgccttttaaaattttttataatttcaacCGGCATTGGCCTTTTGGAGATAGCCTGTGCAAGATTTCTGGTACAGCGTTTCTCACCAACATCTATGGGAGCATGCTGTTCCTCACCTGCATCAGCGTTGACCGTTTCCTTGCAATCGTCTATCCATTCCGATCTCGTACCATCAGGACCAGAAGAAATTCAGGCATAGTCTGTGCTGGTGTTTGGATACTGGTCCTCAGCGGTGGAATCTCAGCCTCGTTGTTCTCCACAACCAATGTTTCCAACACTAGCACCACCTGTTTCGAAGGCTTTTCCAAACGTATCTGGAAAACCTATTTGTCGAAGATCACTATATTTATTGAGGTGGTAGGATTCATCATTCCTTTGCTACTCAACCTCACCTGCTCTTCCTTAGTTCTCAGGACTCTCCGGAAACCTGCCACCTTGTCTCAGATCGGgacaaacaaagagaaagtgCTGAAAATGATCATCGTGCACGTGGCCATTTTTGTTGTGTGCTTCGTGCCTTATAACTCCATACTCTTCTTGTACGCTCTCGTGCGGTCCCAGGCGATAGCAAATTGCTCCTTGGAGAGGTTTGCGAGGACAATGTACCCAATCACGTTGTGCATTGCAACAATGAACTGCTGCTTTGACCCGTTCATCTATTACTTCACATCAGAATCCTTCCAGAAGTCTTTCAACATAAAGACCCAGATAAAAATGGACTCTCTTTTCAAGACTGAGACCCCTCTAACAAAGACTGCGCTGCCAGCACCGCAGGATGAAATAAGTGACCAGGCCATTACAAACGGGGGAGATCCAACATCTGAATCACATTTCTAA